Proteins from a genomic interval of Polaribacter sejongensis:
- a CDS encoding SusC/RagA family TonB-linked outer membrane protein yields the protein MNLKIKLVFIAMLLFSAIGFAQESVTVTGNVMSKTDSEPILGANVILVGTTKGTSTDFDGNYKITVKSGDVIQFSYLGFKTKTVTFTNQKTINVALDEDSNILDEIVVVGYGNQKQKNVTSALTKVSGEDLQNQAVARVEDALKGRVAGLRIQVTSSEAGGDPKITLRGPGSVTGSSSPLIVVDGVILGTDSDILGSIDNNNIKSISVLKDASSVAIYGSRGANGVILVTLKEGISGQTRFSYNSFTGYKYSDNNSNFNTTIAQERARLDGLQSQVSAISVNSPNYGRIVGDNANADNGSYNNAYAELEAMEFIASLGGGETNWQDEIFDGGFIQSHSFAARGGSELTSYSASLGYLEDEGIVLNDDFKKYNARVKIDSRSKNKKIKYGASIRVNYNDQTKVPARFTDPLRQMGHVPLYLNEEHLKYVTPFSTEVGVSTDAGKLFENLGVGSYGFSRAFDHTFTADPSNPRSILRDPATGLPVASGLTSGGLTLSTTKNVHPLVHYMERSRTKKKLSLNASSYIDFKLAKGLNFRQTISGDFRHNKSNEADYLYGQENRDQESFRLERRDELNQYTFESLLKYDTSYKKHNFNSVLGFEYMQSDNYRQESEAVGFSNDFNNNIAIADGGTTYTDNASEKLVSFFGRLDYNYDEKYLFQLSVRNDASTRFGPDSKNGFFPAASLGWVMSNEKFLSDSNLISFLKVRASYGLSGSNQISNNIFESLYRFEEAYSTISYDGTTGVKATTLANQILGWEKLREFNPGIDVTFGRGLFSLTADYYIRTSEDLLLFAPSAAAYGTDNWLQNLGEVKNEGVEFEVSSRLMSKEDFRWSVSGQFSLNRNEVTSLGNNEQIISRIDQDTRPTEFIAKVGQPITSFYGWVYEKEIPLEWVDNPFNRFNNDYADVYVKDLNGDGIIDDDDRTELGSPYPDFEWGFNSDFTLYDFDFSFQLQGSHGAEVRVADLDQLYYASESAVNEVSNFPDRDLTVHRRFTDDHIQDASFVALRNVTLGYTLPESFTSKYNFDKLRFYIAGENLLFFTAKGYEGFNPEAAGQTSDNANTPLTAGYQRGDGPIVKTISAGINFQF from the coding sequence ATGAACTTAAAAATTAAGTTAGTATTTATTGCAATGCTTCTTTTTAGTGCAATAGGATTTGCGCAGGAAAGTGTTACAGTAACGGGAAATGTTATGTCTAAAACGGATAGTGAGCCTATATTAGGGGCTAATGTTATCCTGGTTGGAACAACAAAAGGAACAAGTACCGATTTTGATGGTAATTATAAAATTACCGTGAAGTCTGGAGATGTTATTCAGTTTTCTTACTTAGGTTTTAAAACGAAAACGGTAACTTTTACAAATCAAAAAACAATTAATGTAGCCTTAGACGAAGATTCTAATATTTTAGATGAAATTGTTGTAGTTGGTTATGGAAATCAAAAACAAAAAAACGTAACAAGTGCTTTAACAAAAGTTTCTGGAGAAGATCTTCAAAACCAAGCAGTAGCACGTGTAGAAGATGCTCTTAAAGGTAGAGTTGCAGGTTTAAGAATTCAAGTAACTTCTTCTGAAGCGGGTGGAGATCCTAAAATTACATTAAGAGGACCTGGTTCTGTTACTGGTTCTTCTTCTCCTTTAATTGTGGTAGATGGAGTAATTCTAGGTACAGATTCAGATATTTTAGGATCTATAGACAATAATAATATTAAATCTATTAGTGTTTTAAAAGATGCATCTTCTGTGGCTATTTATGGTTCTCGTGGTGCAAATGGTGTAATTTTAGTTACTTTAAAAGAAGGGATTTCTGGTCAAACAAGATTTTCTTATAACAGCTTTACAGGATATAAATATTCTGATAACAACAGCAACTTTAATACAACAATAGCGCAAGAAAGAGCAAGGTTAGATGGTTTACAGAGTCAGGTGAGTGCAATATCAGTAAACAGCCCTAATTATGGTAGAATTGTTGGTGATAACGCAAATGCAGATAATGGATCTTATAATAATGCTTACGCTGAGTTAGAAGCTATGGAATTTATTGCTTCATTAGGAGGTGGTGAAACAAATTGGCAAGATGAAATTTTTGATGGTGGTTTTATACAAAGTCATTCTTTTGCTGCCAGAGGTGGTTCTGAGTTAACTAGTTATTCAGCTTCTTTAGGTTATTTAGAAGATGAAGGGATTGTTTTAAATGATGATTTTAAAAAATACAATGCTAGAGTTAAGATTGATAGTAGATCTAAGAATAAAAAAATAAAATATGGTGCAAGTATACGTGTTAATTATAATGACCAAACTAAGGTACCTGCAAGATTTACAGATCCATTAAGACAAATGGGGCATGTGCCATTATATTTAAATGAAGAACATTTAAAATATGTAACTCCATTTTCTACAGAAGTAGGTGTTTCTACAGATGCAGGAAAATTATTTGAAAACCTTGGTGTAGGAAGTTACGGTTTTTCTAGAGCTTTTGATCATACGTTTACTGCAGATCCTAGCAACCCAAGAAGTATTCTTAGAGATCCAGCTACTGGCTTACCAGTTGCTAGTGGTTTAACATCTGGTGGTTTAACATTATCTACCACTAAAAACGTACATCCTTTGGTACATTATATGGAAAGATCTAGAACTAAGAAGAAATTAAGTTTAAATGCATCTTCTTATATCGATTTTAAATTAGCAAAAGGACTTAATTTTAGACAAACTATTTCTGGTGATTTTAGACACAATAAAAGTAACGAAGCAGATTATTTATATGGTCAAGAAAACAGAGATCAAGAATCTTTTAGATTAGAAAGAAGAGATGAGTTAAACCAATACACATTCGAGTCATTACTTAAATATGATACAAGTTATAAAAAACATAACTTTAATTCAGTATTAGGATTTGAGTACATGCAAAGTGATAATTATAGACAAGAATCTGAAGCAGTTGGTTTCTCTAACGACTTTAACAATAATATTGCTATTGCAGATGGAGGAACAACATATACAGATAATGCAAGCGAAAAATTAGTTTCATTTTTTGGTAGGTTAGATTATAACTATGATGAAAAATATTTGTTTCAATTATCTGTACGTAATGATGCAAGTACAAGATTTGGTCCAGATTCTAAAAACGGATTTTTCCCTGCTGCATCTCTTGGTTGGGTTATGTCTAATGAAAAATTCTTATCAGACAGTAATTTAATATCATTCTTAAAAGTAAGAGCAAGTTATGGTCTTTCTGGTTCTAACCAAATTTCTAATAACATATTCGAATCTCTTTACAGGTTTGAAGAAGCATATAGTACAATTAGCTATGATGGAACAACTGGTGTAAAAGCAACAACTTTAGCAAATCAAATTTTAGGTTGGGAAAAACTAAGAGAATTTAACCCAGGTATAGATGTTACTTTTGGTAGAGGTCTTTTTAGCTTAACAGCAGATTACTATATTAGAACAAGTGAAGATTTATTACTTTTTGCTCCATCTGCTGCTGCTTATGGTACAGACAATTGGTTACAAAACCTTGGTGAAGTTAAAAATGAAGGAGTAGAATTTGAGGTTAGTTCTAGATTGATGTCTAAAGAAGACTTCCGTTGGAGTGTTTCTGGTCAGTTTTCTTTAAATAGAAACGAAGTAACAAGCTTAGGAAATAACGAACAAATTATCTCTAGAATTGATCAAGATACAAGACCAACTGAATTTATTGCAAAAGTTGGGCAGCCAATTACTTCTTTTTATGGATGGGTATATGAAAAAGAAATTCCTTTAGAATGGGTAGATAACCCTTTTAATAGATTTAATAATGATTATGCAGATGTATATGTAAAAGATTTAAACGGAGACGGAATTATTGATGATGATGATAGAACAGAATTAGGTAGTCCTTACCCAGATTTTGAATGGGGTTTTAATTCTGATTTTACTTTGTATGATTTCGATTTTTCTTTTCAATTACAAGGTTCTCATGGAGCAGAAGTTAGAGTTGCAGATTTAGACCAATTGTATTACGCAAGTGAGTCTGCCGTTAACGAAGTATCTAATTTTCCGGATAGAGACTTAACAGTTCATAGAAGATTTACTGATGACCACATTCAAGATGCATCTTTTGTAGCTTTAAGAAATGTAACTTTAGGATATACATTACCAGAATCTTTTACATCAAAATATAATTTTGATAAATTAAGATTTTACATAGCAGGAGAAAACTTATTGTTCTTTACAGCTAAAGGTTATGAAGGATTTAATCCAGAAGCAGCAGGTCAAACATCAGACAATGCGAATACGCCTTTAACAGCAGGATACCAAAGAGGAGATGGACCTATAGTTAAAACAATTTCAGCGGGAATTAACTTTCAATTTTAA
- a CDS encoding cupin domain-containing protein: MNRFSEKYVISKDLDWEVLGGGVSRKFLGYDNQIMMVSVKFEEGALGAPHQHFHTQATYVVSGKFEFEIDGVKQIVEAGDGVYIEPNLLHSAVCLEEGQLIDTFSPVREDFLTGDGPSYFADKK, encoded by the coding sequence ATGAATAGATTTAGTGAAAAGTACGTGATTTCTAAAGATTTAGATTGGGAAGTATTAGGTGGAGGAGTTTCTAGAAAATTTTTAGGTTACGATAATCAAATTATGATGGTAAGCGTAAAATTTGAAGAAGGAGCATTAGGTGCACCACATCAACATTTTCATACGCAAGCTACTTATGTGGTTTCAGGTAAATTCGAATTTGAAATTGACGGTGTAAAGCAAATTGTAGAAGCAGGAGATGGGGTTTATATAGAGCCTAATTTATTGCATAGTGCTGTTTGTTTAGAAGAAGGACAATTAATTGACACATTTAGTCCTGTAAGAGAAGATTTCTTAACTGGAGATGGACCTTCTTATTTTGCAGACAAGAAGTAA
- a CDS encoding alginate lyase family protein produces the protein MKKFSIQLIALFFISFIAISCNKTTENANDDVENEGSHPKLILTKQGVDNIRKNLGNVPIFDKTLADTKAEVDAEIELGILVPIPKDLSGGYTHERHKKNFIIIQKAGVLFQILNDEKYANYVKDMLFAYAKLYPTLPVHPQTRSYARGKIFWQCLNDSNWLVYSAQAYDCVYDWLSKEERETLEKDLFIPFAKFISEGNPQFFNRVHNHSTWGNVAVGMIALVMDNDELLDNALNGLKTDNLNTGMRDNDGGFIKVEGLRLGFFGNLDEPFSPDGYYNEGPYYQRYAMYPFLIFAEALHNVKPELKIFEYKDGVLLKGVDALLNLSDADGDFFPLNDGQKGMSYYTAALVSAVDIAYKFGGENPELLSIAKKQDRVVLDDTGLAIAIGIKEGLEKPFTKKSVNLSDGKKGDEGGVGILRSDNLELVYKYASHGSSHGHYDKLSFSLHEKGNEVLQDYGLARFVNIEQKGGGNYLKENQTWAKQTIAHNTITVNEESHFEGKFEIGTKHHSDLYFYDDKNPNIQILSAAEVNAYPGTEMLRTLALIKDEDFERPFTIDLFKIKSDSKKQYDLPYYYLGHIMKTNFEFETYDQLNPLGKKNGYQHLWKEASGKPATDNTVFSWKNKDLFYTLTTASNANDELILARIGANDPEYNLRKEPSFIIRRKNTQNTTFASVIESHGSYSSVSELALNAYSSITNLKIVLDTEAYTAVEIITKKNTTKIFIISNKDNSTDKNHIIKIGNKEYNWKGSYYYK, from the coding sequence ATGAAAAAATTTAGCATACAATTAATAGCTCTTTTTTTTATTAGTTTTATTGCGATCTCTTGTAATAAAACAACAGAGAATGCTAATGATGACGTAGAAAATGAGGGTTCACATCCTAAATTGATTTTAACCAAACAAGGTGTAGATAACATCAGAAAAAACTTAGGCAATGTGCCTATTTTTGATAAAACGTTAGCAGATACAAAAGCAGAAGTAGATGCCGAAATAGAATTAGGAATATTAGTTCCTATTCCTAAAGATTTATCTGGAGGTTATACGCATGAACGTCACAAGAAAAACTTTATAATTATTCAAAAAGCTGGAGTCTTATTTCAGATTTTGAATGATGAAAAATATGCAAACTATGTTAAAGATATGTTGTTTGCGTATGCAAAATTATATCCAACATTACCTGTACATCCACAAACAAGATCTTATGCAAGAGGTAAAATATTTTGGCAATGTTTAAATGATTCTAATTGGTTAGTGTATTCTGCACAAGCTTATGATTGCGTTTATGATTGGTTATCAAAAGAAGAAAGAGAAACATTAGAAAAAGATTTATTTATTCCGTTTGCTAAATTTATATCAGAAGGTAATCCACAGTTTTTTAACAGAGTACATAACCATAGTACTTGGGGTAATGTAGCTGTTGGAATGATTGCTTTGGTTATGGACAACGATGAATTGTTAGACAATGCATTAAACGGCTTAAAAACGGATAATTTAAATACTGGAATGAGAGACAATGATGGTGGTTTTATTAAGGTTGAAGGATTAAGGTTAGGTTTTTTCGGAAACTTAGACGAACCTTTTTCTCCAGATGGTTATTATAATGAAGGTCCTTATTATCAACGTTATGCCATGTATCCTTTTTTAATTTTTGCAGAAGCATTACACAATGTAAAACCAGAATTAAAAATATTTGAATATAAAGATGGCGTTTTATTAAAAGGAGTAGATGCTTTACTAAACTTATCAGATGCAGATGGAGATTTTTTTCCATTAAATGATGGTCAGAAAGGAATGTCTTATTATACAGCAGCGTTGGTTTCTGCAGTAGACATCGCTTATAAGTTTGGAGGAGAAAACCCTGAGTTGTTAAGCATTGCTAAAAAACAAGATAGAGTTGTTTTAGATGATACGGGTTTAGCAATTGCAATAGGAATTAAAGAGGGCTTAGAAAAACCTTTCACAAAAAAATCTGTTAATTTATCTGACGGTAAAAAAGGAGACGAAGGAGGAGTTGGTATTTTAAGAAGTGATAATTTAGAGTTGGTATATAAATACGCTTCACATGGTTCTAGTCATGGTCATTATGATAAACTATCTTTCTCTTTACATGAAAAGGGGAATGAAGTATTACAAGATTATGGTTTAGCTCGTTTTGTAAATATTGAACAAAAAGGTGGAGGTAATTATTTAAAAGAAAACCAAACATGGGCAAAACAAACCATTGCACATAATACGATTACTGTAAATGAAGAAAGTCATTTTGAAGGAAAGTTTGAGATTGGAACAAAGCACCACTCAGATTTGTACTTTTATGATGATAAAAATCCTAATATACAGATATTAAGTGCAGCAGAGGTAAATGCGTATCCTGGTACGGAAATGCTTAGAACCCTAGCCTTAATTAAAGATGAAGATTTTGAAAGACCATTTACAATAGATCTTTTCAAAATAAAATCAGATAGTAAAAAACAATATGATTTACCTTATTATTATTTAGGTCATATTATGAAAACTAATTTTGAGTTTGAAACGTATGATCAACTAAATCCTTTAGGAAAAAAGAATGGTTATCAGCATTTATGGAAAGAGGCTTCTGGTAAACCGGCAACAGATAATACGGTGTTCTCTTGGAAAAATAAAGATTTATTCTACACATTAACAACCGCTTCCAATGCAAATGATGAGTTAATTTTGGCAAGAATTGGTGCCAACGATCCTGAGTATAATTTACGTAAAGAACCTTCTTTTATTATCCGAAGAAAAAATACTCAAAATACCACTTTTGCTTCTGTAATAGAGTCTCATGGTAGTTATAGTTCTGTTTCTGAACTAGCTTTAAATGCATATAGTAGTATTACAAACTTAAAAATTGTTTTAGATACAGAGGCATATACTGCAGTAGAGATTATTACGAAGAAAAATACAACCAAAATTTTTATAATCTCTAATAAAGATAATTCTACAGATAAAAATCATATAATTAAAATAGGCAATAAGGAGTATAATTGGAAAGGTTCTTATTATTATAAGTAA